The following proteins are co-located in the Bacteroidales bacterium genome:
- the mraY gene encoding phospho-N-acetylmuramoyl-pentapeptide-transferase, whose translation MLYYLFKYLHQVFDFPGAGMFEYISFRAGAAVITSLVISLVFGKQLINFLKKKQVGESIRDLGLDGQMEKQGTPTMGGLIILTAILVPTLLFAKLDNIYIIMILVTTVWLGMFGFIDDYIKVFKKDKKGLAGRFKILGQVMLGIFIGLMMYFNPNIVIREKVTETSFIESMPDRFDEINATPMLFSREVTKSTKTTIPFFKNNEFDYSIFLTWLGEGFSKWTFLIFIPAVILIITAVSNGANLTDGMDGLATGTSAIIGATLAVFAYVSGNIFFANYLNIMYIPDTGELVIFISAFVGACIGFLWYNSYPAQVFMGDTGSLALGGIIAVFAIMLRKELLIPILCGIFLAESLSVVMQVSYFKFSKRKYGAGRRIFRMSPLHHHYQVLGYSEPKIVLRFFIVGIMLAVFTVITLKIR comes from the coding sequence ATGCTTTACTATCTTTTTAAATATCTGCATCAGGTTTTTGATTTTCCGGGCGCCGGAATGTTCGAGTACATCTCTTTTAGGGCTGGAGCTGCAGTGATTACTTCGCTGGTGATTTCGCTGGTTTTCGGTAAACAGCTGATCAATTTTCTAAAGAAAAAGCAGGTAGGCGAAAGTATCCGCGACCTGGGGCTCGACGGGCAGATGGAAAAACAGGGGACACCTACCATGGGCGGGCTTATCATCCTGACAGCTATTCTGGTGCCCACGTTGCTCTTTGCCAAGCTCGATAATATTTACATCATTATGATCCTCGTCACCACCGTGTGGCTGGGCATGTTTGGATTTATTGATGACTATATCAAAGTTTTTAAAAAAGACAAAAAAGGGCTGGCGGGACGTTTCAAAATTCTCGGACAGGTGATGCTTGGCATTTTCATCGGATTGATGATGTATTTCAATCCCAATATCGTTATCCGCGAAAAAGTGACAGAAACTTCCTTTATCGAAAGCATGCCTGATCGGTTTGATGAGATCAATGCCACGCCTATGCTCTTTAGCCGGGAGGTCACCAAAAGCACCAAGACTACCATTCCGTTTTTCAAGAACAATGAATTTGATTATTCGATTTTTCTCACCTGGCTGGGCGAAGGTTTTAGCAAATGGACTTTTCTGATCTTTATCCCGGCGGTGATTCTCATCATCACAGCAGTATCCAACGGCGCCAACCTCACCGACGGCATGGATGGGTTGGCCACAGGTACATCGGCTATCATCGGTGCAACGCTGGCCGTTTTTGCCTACGTTTCGGGCAACATCTTTTTTGCAAATTACCTCAACATTATGTACATCCCCGACACGGGCGAGCTGGTGATTTTTATCAGCGCTTTTGTGGGCGCATGTATCGGGTTTTTGTGGTACAACTCTTATCCGGCGCAGGTTTTTATGGGCGACACCGGTTCGCTAGCGCTGGGCGGCATCATCGCCGTGTTTGCAATCATGCTGCGCAAAGAGTTGCTCATCCCCATTTTGTGCGGCATCTTCCTGGCCGAGAGTCTTTCGGTAGTGATGCAGGTGAGTTATTTCAAATTTTCAAAACGAAAATATGGTGCCGGACGACGCATCTTCCGAATGTCGCCGCTGCACCATCATTATCAGGTGCTCGGATATTCCGAGCCGAAGATCGTTTTGCGCTTTTTCATCGTCGGCATTATGCTGGCGGTATTTACAGTAATCACACTTAAAATCAGATAA
- a CDS encoding GatB/YqeY domain-containing protein: protein MKLAEKINDEIKRAMLAKDKQKLEALRAIKAALLIAKTGKDMSSGEIPETVELQLLQRLVKQRKESAGIYKEQNRADLAEEELFQAAIIEKFLPQQMGEDEIRAVVKKIVDETGAQSIKDMGKVMGAASKQLVGKADNRIISEIIKEMLQ from the coding sequence ATGAAATTAGCTGAAAAAATCAATGATGAGATCAAACGGGCGATGCTTGCCAAAGACAAGCAAAAGCTTGAGGCGCTGCGTGCCATCAAAGCCGCACTGTTGATAGCCAAAACCGGCAAAGATATGTCGTCGGGCGAAATTCCCGAAACCGTCGAGCTGCAGCTTTTGCAGCGTCTGGTGAAGCAGCGCAAGGAGTCGGCGGGAATTTATAAAGAACAAAACCGTGCCGACCTGGCCGAAGAAGAACTCTTTCAGGCGGCCATCATCGAAAAGTTTTTGCCGCAGCAGATGGGTGAAGATGAAATACGTGCCGTCGTCAAAAAGATCGTCGACGAAACCGGAGCGCAAAGCATCAAAGACATGGGCAAAGTAATGGGCGCCGCCAGCAAGCAGTTAGTAGGCAAAGCCGACAATCGCATCATTTCTGAGATCATAAAGGAGATGTTGCAATAG
- a CDS encoding FtsW/RodA/SpoVE family cell cycle protein, whose product MLSKYIQGDKVIWVLAIMLSVVSLLAIYSSTGSLAWLQRNGNTEYYLVKQLITVLLGLFFMFLVHRSKYQYFSYSGLILFYISIPLLIATLMWGPVINGARRYLLFHLPLIGEITFQTSDLAKLALIMYLARFLAKKQNVIENGRSFLYAIIPVIIMCALIFPMNLSTAVLMFAGSLGLLFIGRVRIKHLAILSGFVLAAVALMMAVAIVEPGLMPRADTWANRFENHFSDNAEEYQVVQSKTAIAKGGLVRLAPGQSTQRNYLPHAYSDYVYAIIIEEYGLLGGAIILLMFIIILFRSIKIARLCQMKFGSYLVIGISFMMVFQALVNMSVAVDLLPVTGQTLPFISMGGTSYWFSCIGIGMILSVSRSAEQAKVAEEIKNKNIAYAAAT is encoded by the coding sequence ATGCTGAGTAAATACATACAGGGCGACAAAGTAATATGGGTGCTGGCGATCATGCTATCGGTGGTGTCGTTGTTGGCTATTTACAGCAGTACCGGATCGCTGGCCTGGCTGCAGCGCAATGGCAATACGGAGTATTATCTGGTGAAGCAGCTCATCACGGTGCTCCTCGGACTGTTTTTTATGTTCCTGGTGCATCGCAGCAAATACCAGTATTTCTCTTATTCGGGGCTGATCTTATTTTACATTTCCATCCCGCTGCTCATTGCCACGTTGATGTGGGGGCCTGTTATAAATGGTGCACGCCGCTATTTGCTTTTTCATTTGCCGCTTATCGGCGAAATAACTTTTCAAACCTCCGACCTGGCCAAGCTTGCGTTGATCATGTATCTGGCGCGTTTTCTGGCCAAAAAACAAAATGTGATCGAAAACGGAAGGAGCTTTCTTTATGCTATCATCCCGGTGATTATCATGTGTGCGCTGATTTTCCCGATGAATCTTTCTACCGCCGTGCTGATGTTTGCAGGCAGTCTGGGATTGCTCTTTATCGGCAGGGTTCGCATCAAGCATCTGGCGATACTTTCAGGATTCGTGCTTGCAGCGGTTGCGCTGATGATGGCAGTGGCGATCGTCGAGCCTGGACTGATGCCGCGGGCTGATACCTGGGCGAATCGTTTTGAAAATCATTTTAGTGATAATGCAGAGGAATATCAGGTGGTGCAAAGCAAAACGGCCATTGCTAAAGGCGGACTGGTAAGGCTGGCGCCCGGACAGAGTACCCAGCGCAATTACCTTCCGCACGCCTACTCCGATTACGTTTATGCCATCATCATCGAAGAATACGGTTTGCTGGGTGGAGCGATTATTCTGCTTATGTTTATCATCATTTTGTTTCGATCGATAAAAATAGCGCGGCTGTGCCAGATGAAGTTTGGTAGCTACCTGGTCATCGGCATCAGTTTTATGATGGTGTTTCAGGCCTTGGTAAATATGAGCGTGGCGGTTGATCTGCTTCCCGTCACCGGACAGACGTTGCCTTTTATCTCGATGGGTGGAACTTCCTATTGGTTTTCGTGTATCGGAATAGGAATGATCCTGAGCGTGAGCCGTTCGGCAGAGCAGGCCAAAGTTGCAGAAGAAATTAAAAATAAAAACATAGCTTATGCTGCAGCAACCTAA
- a CDS encoding alanine racemase, translating to MLQKLIKPTLLLDAEKCRNNIRRMQQKAVAQKVIYRPHFKTHQSAAIAQWFAEGGTNKITVSSVSMANYFASHGWNDILIAFPLNLAEIEDITRLAAEIQLSVVVENIEAIRTLASTSISTIGVYLKIDAGYHRTGVPVEDHPMVQQLIDVIDKQPYLRFRGFVVHNGHTYHTSHPQQVIDIHRRSVEALDILRQAITSQAEKVLISFGDTPSMSLVNDFAGVDEIRPGNFVFYDVMQQQIGACDYSDIAVALACPVVAIHKQRCEIVIYGGAIHLSKESINNADGIPIYGKIVSLTGNGWSNPWEDSYAKALSQEHGIIRTTPEYINQISIGDFIGILPIHSCLTAHLMRDMMTTTGQKITTMQSFK from the coding sequence TTGTTACAAAAACTGATCAAGCCCACCCTGCTGCTTGACGCAGAAAAGTGCCGCAACAACATCCGGCGCATGCAACAAAAGGCAGTGGCACAAAAAGTAATTTACCGGCCTCATTTCAAGACCCACCAGTCGGCAGCTATCGCGCAATGGTTTGCCGAGGGCGGCACCAACAAAATCACCGTATCGTCGGTAAGCATGGCGAACTATTTTGCAAGCCATGGCTGGAACGATATCCTAATAGCCTTTCCGCTCAATCTTGCGGAGATAGAAGACATCACAAGATTGGCTGCCGAAATCCAGCTTAGCGTGGTGGTCGAAAACATCGAAGCCATCCGCACTTTGGCATCCACATCCATAAGTACCATTGGTGTTTATCTCAAGATCGATGCAGGCTATCATCGCACCGGTGTTCCGGTAGAAGATCACCCAATGGTGCAGCAACTTATCGATGTCATCGATAAGCAGCCTTACTTGCGCTTTCGCGGATTTGTAGTTCATAATGGCCATACTTACCATACGAGCCATCCGCAGCAGGTTATCGATATTCATCGCCGCAGCGTGGAAGCGCTGGATATACTACGTCAGGCAATAACCAGCCAGGCCGAAAAAGTGCTTATTTCGTTTGGTGATACACCTTCGATGAGTCTTGTGAATGATTTTGCAGGTGTGGATGAGATACGCCCGGGAAACTTTGTGTTTTATGATGTGATGCAGCAGCAGATCGGCGCTTGTGATTACAGCGACATTGCCGTGGCACTGGCGTGTCCGGTGGTAGCCATCCACAAGCAGCGCTGTGAAATAGTCATCTATGGTGGCGCTATTCACCTGAGCAAAGAATCAATAAATAATGCTGACGGTATCCCCATTTATGGTAAAATTGTAAGCCTTACCGGCAATGGCTGGAGCAACCCGTGGGAAGATAGCTATGCAAAAGCACTTTCGCAGGAGCACGGCATCATTCGCACCACTCCCGAATATATCAACCAGATTTCGATAGGAGATTTTATTGGAATTTTACCCATCCATTCCTGCCTTACCGCCCATCTTATGCGGGATATGATGACCACTACCGGCCAAAAGATTACCACCATGCAAAGTTTTAAATAA
- the murG gene encoding undecaprenyldiphospho-muramoylpentapeptide beta-N-acetylglucosaminyltransferase → MLQQPKILISGGGTGGHIFPAIAIADALRLKVPGVELLFVGARGRMEMQKVPEAGYPIEGLWISGFQRSLSWRNLMFPFKLVSSLIKAAAIIRRFRPDVVVGVGGYASGPTLKMAARKGIPTVLQEQNSLPGVTNRLLAKKAAKICVAYPGMEKYFPAEKIILTGNPIRSKVIQIEGRRNEALEFFALDAKKDTILVVGGSQGARSINIAVAENLKTLASHNVQMIWQTGQLQATWAQQMIDEQLTEKERGYFKVHAFINRMELAYAAANVVISRAGAIAISELSAVAKPCILIPLPSAAEDHQTKNAVSLEQRNAAIHLPDAKAVAELGKIAAELISDKERQHTLSVNIKKNAVEDSSGRIADEILKLVQKKRDV, encoded by the coding sequence ATGCTGCAGCAACCTAAAATATTGATTTCTGGTGGTGGCACAGGCGGACACATTTTTCCGGCCATTGCCATTGCCGATGCGCTCAGGCTGAAAGTGCCGGGAGTGGAGCTGCTTTTTGTTGGCGCCCGCGGCCGTATGGAGATGCAGAAGGTGCCCGAAGCCGGATATCCGATTGAAGGATTGTGGATCAGTGGTTTTCAGCGAAGCCTCTCGTGGCGCAACCTGATGTTTCCGTTCAAGCTCGTGTCGAGCCTGATCAAGGCTGCCGCAATTATCCGTCGCTTTCGGCCGGATGTGGTGGTAGGAGTGGGTGGCTATGCAAGCGGCCCGACGCTTAAAATGGCTGCACGAAAAGGAATTCCCACAGTGCTGCAGGAACAAAATTCGTTGCCAGGTGTCACCAACCGACTGCTGGCAAAAAAGGCTGCTAAAATTTGTGTGGCTTATCCCGGCATGGAAAAGTATTTCCCAGCCGAAAAGATTATCCTCACCGGCAACCCGATTCGCAGCAAAGTGATTCAGATTGAAGGTAGACGCAACGAAGCGTTGGAGTTTTTTGCGCTTGACGCAAAAAAAGATACAATATTGGTGGTGGGTGGTAGCCAGGGAGCACGCTCGATTAATATAGCTGTGGCTGAAAATCTAAAAACTTTGGCAAGTCACAATGTGCAGATGATTTGGCAAACGGGTCAGCTTCAGGCAACGTGGGCGCAGCAAATGATCGATGAGCAGCTTACGGAAAAAGAGAGAGGATATTTTAAAGTGCATGCTTTTATCAATCGCATGGAGCTGGCTTATGCTGCTGCCAATGTGGTGATATCGCGTGCCGGCGCCATTGCCATCTCCGAATTGAGCGCTGTGGCCAAGCCGTGTATTCTCATCCCGTTGCCTTCGGCGGCTGAGGATCATCAGACAAAAAATGCTGTTTCGCTGGAGCAACGAAATGCCGCCATTCATCTGCCGGATGCTAAGGCGGTGGCTGAACTGGGCAAAATTGCTGCGGAGCTGATCAGTGACAAGGAACGGCAACACACCTTGTCGGTAAATATTAAGAAGAATGCTGTGGAAGATTCGTCTGGCAGAATTGCCGATGAGATATTAAAATTAGTACAGAAGAAAAGAGATGTTTAA
- the ftsZ gene encoding cell division protein FtsZ, producing the protein MDEMLTFDAPKQRASIIKVLGVGGGGSNAVTHMYRQGIKGVDFIICNTDAQSMELSAVPNKIQLGDKGLGAGAVPEVGKAAAEKTLDDIREFLENHTKMLFITAGMGGGTGTGAAPVIAKLAREMDILTVGIVTIPFAFEGRKRRLQAEKGIEELKQHVDTLLIISNEKLREIHGNLKLSEAFGKADDILAIAAKGIAEIITVTGYINVDFEDVKTVMKDSGTAIMGSATAEGEDRAGMAVREALSSPLLNDNKIQGASNILLYISSGKEEITFDEVTEITDYIQEEAGQSAEVIWGNGYEEELGDKISITLIATGFQAPDDIDRSTLNHGRKKKIFTLDDTHPGDQNKTTENETPVTAGVEEPEEEPVTEIKLIKKEKPIEAEKSSSTGTLPITPKSVPAEQPKQHTLFGQQHRPLQKQVEDPANIANSANGSLRIKHTVGAFPADMEHAADMPSHEMMQKRVEERVQKLKGFSFFSGKKAAQPEEDTDKVPAYVRKNIQLKPVMSSSEPNVARYVLSADNDNDDGALRENDIPFIHNKPD; encoded by the coding sequence ATGGACGAAATGTTAACATTTGATGCCCCAAAACAGCGTGCATCAATCATCAAAGTGCTGGGCGTAGGCGGCGGCGGGAGTAATGCTGTAACGCACATGTACCGGCAGGGAATAAAAGGAGTAGACTTTATTATTTGCAACACCGATGCACAAAGCATGGAACTAAGTGCTGTGCCCAACAAGATACAACTTGGTGATAAAGGTTTGGGCGCAGGTGCTGTTCCGGAGGTTGGGAAAGCTGCTGCCGAAAAAACCCTCGACGATATCCGCGAGTTCCTCGAGAATCACACCAAGATGCTTTTTATAACTGCCGGCATGGGCGGCGGCACCGGCACCGGAGCAGCACCCGTTATTGCCAAGCTGGCGCGAGAGATGGACATCCTCACAGTTGGAATCGTTACCATTCCTTTTGCGTTTGAAGGGCGTAAACGCCGTCTGCAAGCCGAAAAAGGTATCGAAGAGCTTAAACAACACGTCGATACATTGCTCATCATCAGCAACGAGAAGTTACGCGAAATCCATGGTAACCTCAAGCTGTCGGAAGCTTTTGGCAAAGCCGACGATATCCTCGCCATTGCCGCCAAAGGCATCGCCGAAATTATTACCGTCACCGGTTACATCAATGTGGATTTTGAAGATGTAAAAACAGTGATGAAAGATAGTGGTACCGCCATCATGGGATCGGCTACTGCCGAAGGCGAAGACCGCGCCGGAATGGCTGTGCGTGAAGCACTTTCTTCTCCGTTGCTCAACGACAACAAAATTCAGGGCGCCTCTAACATCCTGCTCTATATCTCATCAGGAAAAGAAGAAATCACTTTTGACGAAGTTACCGAAATCACCGATTATATTCAGGAAGAAGCTGGCCAGAGTGCCGAGGTGATCTGGGGCAACGGCTACGAGGAAGAGCTGGGCGATAAGATCAGCATTACTCTCATTGCCACAGGTTTTCAGGCACCCGACGACATCGATAGATCTACCCTTAACCATGGGCGCAAGAAAAAGATCTTTACGCTCGACGATACGCATCCAGGCGACCAAAACAAAACTACCGAGAACGAAACTCCGGTGACTGCCGGAGTGGAAGAACCGGAGGAAGAACCTGTAACTGAAATTAAGCTTATAAAAAAAGAAAAACCGATTGAAGCCGAAAAATCATCTTCGACGGGCACTCTGCCGATAACTCCCAAAAGTGTTCCCGCTGAGCAGCCGAAACAGCACACACTTTTTGGCCAACAGCATCGGCCGTTGCAAAAGCAAGTCGAAGACCCTGCTAATATCGCCAACTCCGCAAATGGAAGTTTACGCATAAAACATACGGTGGGAGCTTTCCCTGCTGATATGGAGCATGCCGCCGATATGCCTTCGCATGAGATGATGCAGAAAAGGGTAGAGGAGCGTGTACAGAAACTGAAAGGCTTTAGCTTTTTCTCCGGCAAAAAGGCTGCACAGCCGGAAGAAGATACCGATAAAGTGCCCGCCTACGTGCGCAAAAACATTCAGCTCAAGCCGGTGATGTCTTCGTCGGAGCCTAATGTAGCCCGTTATGTGCTTAGTGCCGACAACGATAATGATGATGGTGCTTTGCGTGAGAACGACATTCCGTTTATCCACAACAAGCCAGATTGA
- the murC gene encoding UDP-N-acetylmuramate--L-alanine ligase: protein MFKDYQNIWFLGIGGIGMSALARYMMLQSKLVSGYDRAHSVLTSRLAKEGVSVVFDDDVALIPEEFTNAATTLVVTTPAISSENRMLKYFQNHNFKIVKRAQLLGNVSIHYKTIAVAGTHGKTTISTMIAHLLRQSAIGCTALLGGIAKGYDTNFFFSTKSPFFVTEADEFDRSFLSLHPHMAVITSTDADHLDVYGQIENLIASFNAFAGQTDNDGILLVKKDAAINRNLLKEKRIFSYALTDSSADAYATNIWFSSDFMVFDLVTPEGVIKKLQMEPTGIINIENAVAASFIALQSGITEDELRSGLAGFKGVVRRFDKQFSSPEVIYIDDYAHHPNEIRALIRSIKSIYGNRKITGIFQPHLFSRTRDFAGEFASSLQELDEILLLDIYPAREKPIENVSANTIYQLIDHPRKALVHKETLLEYLNGLEPELLLTIGAGDIDKLVAPIRNMLEKKYQKPSSS from the coding sequence ATGTTTAAGGATTATCAAAATATCTGGTTTTTGGGCATTGGTGGCATAGGAATGTCGGCGCTGGCCCGGTACATGATGCTTCAAAGCAAGCTTGTTTCCGGCTACGACCGCGCACACTCTGTGCTTACTTCCAGGCTCGCAAAAGAAGGTGTTTCGGTAGTTTTTGATGACGATGTTGCATTGATTCCGGAGGAATTTACAAATGCTGCCACCACCCTCGTGGTTACCACTCCCGCTATCAGCAGCGAAAACCGGATGCTTAAATATTTCCAAAATCATAATTTTAAAATTGTAAAACGGGCGCAACTGTTGGGGAATGTCAGCATCCATTACAAAACTATAGCTGTAGCCGGAACGCATGGCAAAACCACCATTTCTACCATGATAGCGCACTTGTTGCGGCAGTCGGCCATTGGTTGCACTGCGTTGCTTGGAGGAATTGCCAAAGGCTACGATACCAACTTTTTCTTTTCAACAAAATCTCCCTTTTTCGTTACCGAAGCCGATGAGTTCGATCGTTCCTTTTTGAGCCTGCATCCGCACATGGCCGTCATTACTTCTACCGACGCCGACCATCTTGATGTTTACGGTCAGATCGAAAATCTTATTGCATCTTTCAATGCCTTTGCCGGCCAGACTGACAACGATGGGATATTGTTGGTAAAAAAGGATGCGGCGATAAACCGGAATCTTTTGAAAGAAAAGAGAATATTTAGTTACGCTTTGACGGATAGCAGCGCCGATGCGTATGCTACCAACATCTGGTTTAGCAGCGATTTCATGGTTTTCGATCTGGTGACACCCGAAGGCGTGATAAAAAAACTTCAGATGGAGCCCACCGGTATTATTAATATCGAAAATGCTGTGGCGGCCTCTTTCATTGCTTTGCAATCCGGCATTACCGAAGATGAATTGCGCAGCGGGCTGGCCGGTTTTAAAGGTGTTGTCAGGCGTTTCGATAAACAATTCAGCAGCCCCGAGGTAATCTACATCGACGACTATGCGCATCATCCCAACGAAATACGCGCGCTGATACGTTCTATCAAATCTATTTATGGCAACCGTAAGATTACCGGCATCTTTCAGCCGCATCTTTTTTCGCGTACACGCGACTTTGCCGGAGAATTTGCAAGCAGTCTGCAGGAGCTCGACGAAATATTGCTGCTCGATATCTATCCTGCCCGTGAAAAGCCGATAGAAAATGTGAGTGCTAACACCATCTATCAGTTGATCGACCATCCGCGCAAAGCGCTGGTGCACAAAGAAACATTGCTTGAATATCTGAATGGCCTGGAGCCGGAACTGCTGCTCACCATTGGTGCCGGCGACATAGATAAACTGGTGGCACCGATAAGGAATATGCTCGAAAAGAAATATCAAAAACCTTCATCATCATGA
- the ftsA gene encoding cell division protein FtsA, whose protein sequence is MESNNIIVGLDIGTTKIAAIAGRRGEHGKIEVIGYGKTESIGVKRGVVSNIENTVQSIRKAVEDAEQKSNAEIKYVNVGIAGQHIKSLQHRGSLIRKNNEVEISQDDIDTLLNSMFNLNMSPGEEIIDVIPQEYIIDNEQGIRHPIGMLGNSLEANFHIIIGQTTAAKNIYKCVKKAGLEVVELLIEPIASAAAVLSEEEKEAGVVLVDIGGGTTDIAIFQDSIIRHTAVIPLGGDALTEDVKEGCSIIRKHAEELKVKFGSALANENKDEEIVAIPGLRGRPPKEISLKNLASIIQARMEELIEHIYFEIKNSGYDKKLIAGIVLTGGGALLRHVAQLTEFMTGMDTRIGYPNEHLTNNTPEEMSSPMYATSIGLVIGGLERVEMKIRREENALVGTNKEKKSKDAEAKPRRQGNFLKKIQEFFESDSE, encoded by the coding sequence ATGGAATCTAACAATATCATCGTAGGACTCGACATCGGAACCACCAAGATAGCAGCCATCGCTGGCCGTCGTGGTGAACACGGAAAAATTGAAGTGATTGGCTATGGCAAAACCGAATCGATTGGCGTAAAACGCGGTGTGGTTTCCAACATCGAAAACACCGTGCAGTCGATACGCAAAGCCGTGGAAGATGCCGAGCAGAAATCGAATGCGGAGATCAAATACGTCAACGTGGGCATTGCAGGCCAGCACATCAAGAGCCTGCAGCACCGTGGCAGCCTCATTCGCAAAAACAACGAAGTAGAAATCAGTCAGGACGACATCGATACGCTGCTCAACAGTATGTTCAACCTGAACATGAGTCCCGGCGAAGAGATCATCGACGTAATACCGCAGGAATATATTATCGACAATGAGCAGGGAATCCGCCATCCTATCGGCATGTTGGGAAATTCGCTGGAGGCCAACTTTCACATTATCATCGGACAAACTACTGCGGCAAAAAACATTTATAAATGTGTGAAAAAAGCAGGCCTTGAAGTGGTCGAGTTGCTCATCGAGCCCATTGCTTCGGCCGCGGCAGTGCTGAGTGAAGAAGAAAAAGAAGCCGGAGTGGTTTTGGTCGATATTGGTGGCGGCACTACCGATATTGCGATTTTCCAGGACAGCATCATCCGACACACTGCCGTTATTCCGCTTGGCGGCGACGCTCTTACCGAAGATGTTAAAGAAGGTTGCAGCATCATTCGTAAGCATGCCGAAGAGCTCAAGGTAAAATTTGGGTCAGCGTTGGCCAACGAAAACAAAGACGAAGAAATCGTGGCTATCCCTGGTCTACGTGGACGTCCTCCAAAAGAGATCAGCCTGAAAAATCTTGCCAGCATTATCCAGGCGCGCATGGAAGAGCTTATCGAGCACATCTATTTTGAGATAAAAAATTCGGGATATGATAAAAAGCTCATCGCCGGCATCGTACTTACCGGTGGTGGCGCGCTGCTGCGGCATGTGGCACAACTCACCGAATTTATGACGGGCATGGATACCCGCATTGGATATCCCAACGAGCACCTTACCAACAACACTCCCGAAGAAATGAGCAGTCCCATGTATGCTACCAGTATTGGGTTGGTGATTGGAGGCCTCGAACGTGTGGAGATGAAAATACGTCGCGAAGAAAATGCTTTGGTGGGTACTAATAAGGAAAAAAAATCTAAAGATGCCGAAGCAAAACCGCGGCGGCAGGGCAACTTCCTGAAAAAGATTCAGGAATTTTTTGAAAGTGATTCGGAATAG
- a CDS encoding cyanophycin synthetase, whose protein sequence is MVMTLQELSLSGRKTVYHSTAAAAMARWGEVRKENIKESLSDFQGTGHRLEMVAIIRGIRFINDSKATNVNSSWYALENENTPVIWIAGGRDNGNDYEALIPIVKEKVKAIICLGINNQNIIECMTPHCATILETINMEQAVQMAYRLGEKGDTVVLSPGCASFDLFDNYEDRGNQFMKAVVNL, encoded by the coding sequence ATGGTAATGACCCTTCAGGAATTATCACTTAGCGGCCGGAAAACGGTTTATCATTCCACGGCAGCGGCTGCGATGGCGCGATGGGGAGAAGTGCGCAAGGAGAACATCAAAGAGAGCCTGAGCGACTTTCAGGGCACCGGGCACCGCCTCGAAATGGTGGCCATCATCCGCGGCATCCGTTTTATCAACGACAGCAAAGCCACCAACGTTAACTCCTCGTGGTACGCCCTCGAAAACGAAAACACTCCTGTTATCTGGATTGCCGGTGGGCGCGACAATGGCAACGACTACGAGGCTTTGATTCCGATAGTAAAGGAAAAGGTGAAAGCCATTATCTGTTTGGGTATTAATAACCAAAACATTATTGAGTGCATGACGCCGCATTGTGCTACCATCTTAGAAACCATAAATATGGAACAAGCCGTGCAGATGGCCTACAGGCTTGGAGAAAAAGGCGACACTGTGGTGCTTTCGCCAGGATGTGCAAGTTTCGATTTGTTCGATAATTACGAAGACCGTGGAAACCAATTCATGAAGGCAGTTGTGAATCTTTAA